One part of the Rutidosis leptorrhynchoides isolate AG116_Rl617_1_P2 chromosome 1, CSIRO_AGI_Rlap_v1, whole genome shotgun sequence genome encodes these proteins:
- the LOC139885753 gene encoding serine hydroxymethyltransferase 7-like: MDLTRSLGFVPHSSHSNQTITNDTVSFQIDSSLRNTSPHVVSGVPLQLMEQQTTAECKNVDLNEMNAASMDLNEESKGVGEEDVEEFRILGHSMCLKRQRDSNNNNNVNCNNNSNSATADSASSNKRCHVEQNRQGQSLELRRQAVRAWGNQSLQAADPDIFEILEKEKLRQYKGIELIASENFVCKAVMEALGSHVTNKYSEGMPGARYYTGNQYIDEIEIICCQRALSAFGLDCESWGVNVQPYSCTSANFAVYTGLLLPGDRIMGLDTPSGGNTSHGYYTPNGRKVSGASIFFESLSYKVNPQTGIIDFEKLEERALDFRPKILICGGSSYPREWEYSKFRQIADKCGAVLMCDMAQISGLIAAKECASPFEYCDIVTSTTHKSLRGPRGGIIFFRKGPKPKRRGMLLNQGDGCDKYDLEEKINFAVCPALQGGPHNNHIAALAIALKQLATPEYKEYMQQVKKNAQALASALLRRNCRLVTGGTDNHLLLWDLRNLGLTGKNLEKVCEMCHITVNKIAIFDDNGTLIPGGVRIGTPAMTSRGCLESDFETMADFLCRAAQITSSVQREHRKMVKCFLKGLENNKDIHDLKAQVENFATQFAMPGQDL, from the exons ATGGATTTGACTCGATCGTTAGGGTTTGTACCTCACTCATCACACAGTAATCAAACAATAACAAACGACACCGTCTCATTTCAAATCGATTCGAGTCTTCGAAACACTTCACCTCATGTTGTCTCTggtgttcctcttcaattgatggAGCAGCAGACTACTGCTGAATGTAAAAACGTCGATTTGAATGAAATGAATGCTGCAAGTATGGATTTGAATGAAGAGAGTAAAGGTGTAGGTGAAGAAGATGTTGAGGAGTTTCGGATTTTAGGTCACTCCATGTGTTTGAAAAGACAGagggatagtaataataataataatgttaattgtaaCAATAATAGTAACTCCGCTACTGCGGATTCGGCTTCTTCAAACAAACGATGTCATGTAGAGCAAAACAGGCAAGGACAAAGCCTTGAATTGCGTAGACAGGCAGTTAGAGCGTGGGGGAATCAGTCTCTTCAGGCTGCTGATCCTGATATATTTGAAATTCTGGAGAAAGAAAAGCTTAGGCAGTATAAAGGGATTGAATTGATAGCTTCAGAGAATTTTGTATGTAAAGCTGTTATGGAAGCTTTGGGTAGTCACGTGACTAATAAGTATTCTGAAGGGATGCCTGGTGCTAGGTACTATACCGGGAATCAATATATTGATGAGATTGAAATTATTTGTTGCCAACGAGCGTTATCTGCGTTTGGTCTTGATTGCGAGAGTTGGGGAGTGAATGTTCAGCCGTATTCGTGTACTTCTGCGAATTTTGCAGTTTATACTGGTTTGTTGCTCCCCGGTGATCGAATTATGGGGTTGGATACTCCTTCTGGTGGGAACACGAGTCATGGGTATTACACGCCTAATGGAAGGAAAGTTTCGGGGGCTTCAATTTTCTTTGAAAGTCTTTCGTACAAGGTTAACCCACAGACGGGGATTATTGATTTCGAGAAGCTTGAGGAAAGAGCCCTTGATTTTCGCCCGAAGATACTTATCTGTGGTGGGAGCTCATATCCTAGGGAATGGGAGTATTCAAAGTTTAGACAGATTGCTGATAAGTGTGGTGCTGTCTTGATGTGTGACATGGCTCAAATTAGTGGTCTTATTGCTGCCAAG GAGTGTGCTAGCCCCTTCGAGTATTGTGACATTGTAACCTCAACTACTCATAAAAGTCTTCGTGGCCCTCGAGGAGGAATAATTTTTTTCAGAAAGGGTCCTAAGCCTAAGAGAAGAGGAATGCTTTTGAATCAAGGTGATGGGTGTGATAAATATGACTTGGAAGAGAAGATAAATTTTGCTGTATGTCCTGCACTTCAAGGTGGCCCACACAATAATCACATTGCTGCACTTGCAATCGCACTGAAGCAATTGGCTACTCCAGAGTACAAGGAATATATGCAACAGGTGAAGAAAAATGCTCAGGCGCTCGCGTCCGCTTTGTTGAGAAGAAACTGCAGGCTGGTTACAGGAGGGACTGACAATCATTTGTTACTTTGGGATCTTAGAAATCTTGGGTTGACTG GTAAGAATCTGGAGAAGGTATGTGAGATGTGTCATATTACTGTCAACAAAATTGCCATATTTGATGACAATGGAACGCTCATTCCCGGAGGAGTAAGGATAG GCACTCCAGCAATGACTTCAAGAGGTTGCCTAGAATCCGATTTTGAGACGATGGCGGATTTTCTATGTCGAGCAGCTCAAATCACTAGTTCAGTGCAGAGGGAACACagaaaaatggtaaagtgtttcTTGAAAGGACTTGAAAACAACAAAGATATACATGACCTTAAGGCTCAAGTTGAAAACTTTGCAACACAATTCGCAATGCCAGGCCAAGATTTGTAG